A part of Streptomyces sp. NBC_00557 genomic DNA contains:
- a CDS encoding 1,4-dihydroxy-6-naphthoate synthase — protein sequence MTAERLQIAYSPCPNDTFVFDALAHGRVPGGPALDVTFADIDITNGMAERGEFDVLKVSYAVLPYVLGDYALLPCGGALGRGCGPLVLTREAGVDLTGRTVAVPSEKSTAYLLFRLWAADTLPGGVGEIVVMPFHEIMPAVRDGKVDAGLVIHEARFTYRNYGLHKLADMGEHWERTTGLPIPLGAIIARRSLGAERLNRLADAVRASVRAAWDDPEASRPYVMAHAQEMDPAVADQHIGLYVNEFTADLGEDGYAAVRGLLTRAAAEGLVPPLGPDALAFP from the coding sequence ATGACCGCTGAGCGCTTGCAGATCGCGTACTCCCCCTGCCCGAACGACACCTTCGTCTTCGACGCCCTCGCCCACGGCCGGGTCCCCGGCGGCCCCGCGCTGGACGTGACCTTCGCCGACATCGACATCACCAACGGCATGGCCGAGCGCGGCGAGTTCGACGTGCTGAAGGTGTCGTACGCCGTCCTGCCGTACGTCCTCGGCGACTACGCCCTGCTGCCGTGCGGCGGGGCGCTGGGCCGGGGCTGCGGGCCGCTGGTGCTCACCCGGGAGGCGGGTGTGGACCTGACGGGCCGTACGGTGGCGGTGCCCAGCGAGAAGTCGACGGCGTACCTGCTCTTCCGCCTCTGGGCGGCGGACACCCTGCCCGGCGGCGTCGGCGAGATCGTCGTCATGCCGTTCCACGAGATCATGCCGGCCGTCCGGGACGGCAAGGTGGACGCCGGGCTCGTCATCCACGAGGCCCGGTTCACCTACCGGAACTACGGTCTGCACAAGCTCGCCGACATGGGCGAGCACTGGGAGCGGACCACCGGGCTGCCGATCCCGCTCGGCGCGATCATCGCCAGGCGCTCGCTGGGCGCGGAGCGGCTCAACCGGCTCGCCGACGCGGTGCGCGCCTCCGTGCGGGCCGCCTGGGACGACCCCGAGGCGTCCCGCCCGTACGTCATGGCGCACGCCCAGGAGATGGACCCGGCCGTGGCCGACCAGCACATCGGGCTGTACGTGAACGAGTTCACCGCCGACCTCGGCGAGGACGGCTACGCGGCCGTGCGCGGGCTGCTCACACGCGCGGCGGCCGAGGGGCTGGTGCCGCCCCTCGGCCCGGATGCGCTCGCTTTTCCGTAG
- a CDS encoding futalosine hydrolase: MATAVPAERDAVARALAGEAAEVRLPGALLCRTAGGWDLLAAGVGPALAAASTAGALTAAALDGAPYDLVVCAGIGGGFPPEAPVGSLVVADAITVADLGAETAEGFLPVTELGFGTVTHRPPQAAVRLVSEATGARTGTVLTVSTVTGTAARAAALRARHPGALAEGMEGFGVAEAAAAHGVPVLEIRAVSNPVGPRDRAAWRIGDALTALTEAFGKLAPALESWKPYDR, encoded by the coding sequence GTGGCCACCGCGGTTCCCGCCGAGCGGGACGCGGTGGCACGGGCGCTTGCCGGGGAAGCGGCCGAGGTACGGCTCCCCGGCGCGCTGCTGTGCCGCACCGCCGGCGGCTGGGACCTGCTCGCCGCCGGTGTCGGACCGGCCCTCGCCGCCGCCTCCACCGCCGGCGCCCTGACCGCCGCCGCCCTCGACGGCGCCCCGTACGACCTGGTCGTCTGCGCCGGGATCGGCGGCGGCTTCCCGCCCGAGGCGCCCGTCGGCTCGCTCGTCGTCGCCGACGCGATCACCGTGGCCGACCTGGGCGCCGAGACCGCCGAAGGCTTCCTCCCGGTCACCGAGCTGGGCTTCGGCACCGTCACCCACCGGCCGCCACAGGCCGCCGTGCGCCTGGTGTCCGAGGCGACCGGCGCCCGCACCGGCACGGTCCTCACCGTCTCCACCGTCACCGGGACCGCCGCCCGCGCCGCCGCCCTGCGCGCCCGGCACCCGGGCGCGCTCGCCGAGGGCATGGAGGGCTTCGGGGTCGCCGAGGCCGCCGCCGCGCACGGGGTGCCGGTGCTGGAGATCCGCGCCGTGTCCAACCCGGTCGGCCCGCGCGACCGGGCCGCCTGGCGGATCGGCGACGCCCTCACCGCCCTCACCGAGGCGTTCGGGAAGCTCGCCCCCGCACTGGAGAGTTGGAAACCGTATGACCGCTGA
- a CDS encoding DUF2771 domain-containing protein, translating into MTMLPRGEAADVHRAVRRRRVVVAAGLVSAGLLALSACEKPAPVATVTVGDSSVNSEATCYNDGNALDAKSLAKCVKNVGNAKSIKVDQDETVRIGVDPKIADTGWVLLVNGQQFTDVSNKTYRTIPGSAFFNQQYGTQGDTNTLTVRMGSKSNQGMWSFKLKKA; encoded by the coding sequence ATGACCATGCTGCCCCGCGGCGAAGCCGCTGATGTACACCGGGCTGTGCGCCGCCGCCGCGTCGTCGTCGCCGCCGGCCTCGTCTCCGCCGGACTGCTCGCCCTGTCGGCCTGCGAGAAGCCGGCGCCCGTCGCGACGGTCACCGTCGGCGACAGCTCGGTCAATTCCGAGGCCACCTGCTACAACGACGGCAACGCACTGGACGCCAAGTCGCTGGCGAAGTGCGTCAAGAACGTCGGGAACGCCAAGTCGATCAAGGTCGACCAGGACGAGACGGTCCGCATCGGCGTCGACCCGAAGATCGCGGACACCGGCTGGGTGCTCCTGGTCAACGGCCAGCAGTTCACCGACGTCAGCAACAAGACGTACCGCACCATCCCGGGCAGCGCGTTCTTCAACCAGCAGTACGGCACCCAGGGCGACACCAACACCCTCACGGTCCGGATGGGCTCGAAGTCCAACCAGGGCATGTGGTCGTTCAAGCTGAAGAAGGCCTGA
- a CDS encoding MFS transporter, with translation MNHVATADRRGVRGGGASRAGGAVRSVGRALHVPVTGAARGIRRATHAHGAGESGLAKLIELHAVNGAGDVMVTVALASTVFFSVPTDEARGRVALYLAITMAPFTVLAPVIGPLLDRLPHGRRAAMAGAMLARALLALVVSGAVASGSLELYPAALGVLVASKAYGVVRSAVVPRLLPPRFSLVRANSRVTLAGLLATGVAAPVAAGLHRVGDPWPLYGAFLIFVGGTFLSFSLPPKVDSAKGEDVALLAADEQHLHGTQRRKDKEGIKRPGLRTVGPAVTHALGANAALRCLSGFLIFFLAFLLREHPLTGESAAVSLGVVGVAAGAGNALGTAVGSWLKSRAPEIIIVAVGAVVLGTAIVAALFFGAFLVACLAAVAGFGQALAKLALDALIQRDVPELVRTSAFARSETLLQMAWVFGGAVGIVLPLDGTVGLLIGAVFVAAGWLTTLKGLLASARHGGRPHSRVA, from the coding sequence ATGAACCACGTGGCGACCGCGGACAGGCGTGGTGTTCGAGGTGGCGGTGCGAGCCGGGCCGGTGGCGCCGTCCGCTCCGTCGGGCGTGCCCTGCACGTCCCGGTGACCGGGGCGGCGCGCGGGATCCGCAGAGCCACGCACGCGCACGGGGCGGGTGAGTCCGGCCTCGCCAAGCTGATCGAGCTGCACGCCGTGAACGGCGCGGGCGACGTGATGGTCACCGTGGCGCTCGCGTCCACGGTGTTCTTCTCCGTGCCGACCGACGAGGCGCGCGGCCGGGTCGCCCTGTATCTCGCCATCACCATGGCGCCCTTCACCGTTCTCGCCCCGGTCATCGGCCCGCTCCTCGACCGGCTGCCGCACGGCCGGCGCGCGGCCATGGCCGGGGCGATGCTCGCCCGCGCCCTGCTGGCGCTGGTCGTCTCGGGCGCCGTGGCGAGCGGCAGCCTGGAGCTGTATCCGGCCGCGCTCGGGGTGCTGGTCGCGTCGAAGGCGTACGGCGTGGTGCGCAGCGCGGTCGTGCCGCGGCTGCTGCCGCCCCGGTTCTCGCTGGTCAGGGCCAACTCGCGGGTGACCCTGGCGGGGCTGCTGGCCACCGGTGTGGCCGCGCCGGTCGCGGCCGGGCTGCACCGGGTCGGCGATCCCTGGCCGCTGTACGGCGCCTTCCTGATCTTCGTCGGCGGGACGTTCCTGTCGTTCTCCCTGCCGCCCAAGGTGGACTCCGCCAAGGGCGAGGACGTGGCGCTGCTCGCTGCCGACGAGCAGCATCTGCACGGCACGCAGCGCCGGAAGGACAAGGAGGGCATCAAGCGGCCGGGGCTGCGGACCGTGGGCCCCGCCGTCACGCACGCGCTCGGCGCCAACGCGGCCCTGCGCTGCCTGTCCGGCTTCCTGATCTTCTTCCTCGCCTTCCTGCTGCGCGAGCACCCGCTGACCGGGGAGAGCGCGGCGGTCTCGCTCGGGGTCGTGGGGGTCGCCGCCGGCGCGGGCAACGCGCTGGGCACGGCCGTCGGCTCCTGGCTCAAGTCACGCGCCCCGGAGATCATCATCGTGGCCGTCGGCGCGGTGGTGCTCGGCACGGCGATCGTGGCCGCCCTGTTCTTCGGCGCGTTCCTGGTGGCCTGTCTCGCGGCCGTCGCCGGGTTCGGGCAGGCGCTGGCCAAGCTGGCCCTGGACGCCCTGATCCAGCGGGACGTGCCGGAGCTGGTGCGCACCTCGGCGTTCGCCCGCTCGGAGACGCTGCTGCAGATGGCGTGGGTGTTCGGCGGCGCCGTCGGCATCGTGCTGCCGCTGGACGGCACCGTCGGCCTGCTGATCGGCGCGGTGTTCGTCGCCGCCGGCTGGCTGACCACCCTCAAGGGCCTGCTCGCCTCGGCCCGGCACGGCGGCCGGCCGCACTCCCGGGTCGCCTGA
- a CDS encoding DUF3027 domain-containing protein, with amino-acid sequence MSAATTRSRTPDRLCAEAVDLARSAAEEAAAPGVVGEHVGLVSEGDRVVTHFFECKEPGYRGWRWAATVARASRAKIVTLDEVVLLPGPDALLAPEWVPWSERLRPGDLGPGDLLPTDQDDLRLEPGYTGEDEPPPNSAVSQEMAELAEAEDADVTPGAPAVQPTAPSRGSIAAVAEELGMRRARVLSRYGLHVAADRWEESYGPKTAMAQAAPATCMTCGFLAPIGGSLGQAFGVCANEFSPADGHVVSLAYGCGGHSEAAVMPKPPQPAPPVIDETRVDPFPLRPARDSGSVPETGDEDTAELGHS; translated from the coding sequence GTGAGCGCAGCGACAACGCGAAGCCGCACCCCCGACCGTCTGTGCGCCGAGGCGGTCGATCTCGCCCGCTCCGCCGCCGAGGAGGCCGCCGCTCCCGGCGTGGTCGGGGAGCACGTGGGCCTCGTCTCCGAGGGCGACCGCGTTGTCACGCACTTCTTCGAGTGCAAGGAACCGGGCTACCGCGGCTGGCGCTGGGCGGCCACCGTGGCCCGCGCCTCCCGCGCCAAGATCGTCACGCTCGACGAGGTGGTGCTCCTGCCCGGCCCGGACGCCCTGCTCGCCCCCGAGTGGGTGCCGTGGAGCGAGCGGCTGCGGCCCGGCGACCTCGGTCCCGGCGATCTGCTCCCCACCGACCAGGACGACCTGCGTCTGGAGCCCGGTTACACGGGTGAGGACGAGCCGCCGCCGAACTCGGCCGTCTCCCAGGAGATGGCGGAGCTGGCGGAGGCCGAGGACGCCGACGTCACCCCCGGCGCCCCCGCGGTCCAGCCCACGGCCCCCTCCCGGGGCTCGATCGCCGCCGTCGCCGAGGAACTGGGCATGCGCCGGGCCCGGGTGCTGTCCCGCTACGGCCTGCACGTCGCCGCCGACCGCTGGGAGGAGTCGTACGGCCCCAAGACCGCGATGGCCCAGGCGGCCCCCGCGACCTGCATGACGTGCGGCTTCCTGGCCCCCATCGGCGGCTCCCTGGGCCAGGCCTTCGGCGTGTGCGCCAACGAGTTCTCGCCCGCCGACGGCCATGTGGTCTCCCTGGCCTACGGCTGCGGCGGCCACTCCGAGGCGGCCGTCATGCCGAAGCCGCCCCAGCCGGCCCCGCCGGTCATCGACGAGACCCGCGTCGACCCCTTCCCGCTCCGCCCCGCCCGCGACTCCGGCTCGGTCCCGGAGACGGGCGACGAGGACACGGCGGAACTGGGGCATTCCTGA
- a CDS encoding sacsin N-terminal ATP-binding-like domain-containing protein: protein MRSVNVSSKYVRPAAEGADPFGTARLRRGVLDAWATSPARFREDANAEEDLVLGGYRDRLVVELAQNAADAAARARVPGRLRLTLHGGVLVAANTGAPLDAAGVESLSTLRASAKRDEEVTQGAVGRFGVGFAAVLAVTDEPAIVGRHGGVRWSLGEARELAAETARHSPGLGDEVRRRDGHVPLLRLPFAAEGTAPDPYDTAVILPLRDAAAADLAERLLNAVDDALLLALPGLTEVVIEAGGAERTLRRRDEGAVVVVEDSRAGTTRWRTASAHGPLTPDLLADRPVEERLRPHWSVTWAVPEDADGRPVRPRTTPVVHAPTPSDEPLGVPALLIASFPLDTTRRHTAPGPLTDFLVQRAADAYTELLADWRPVTDGIIDLVPGPLGKGELDGALRQAVLERLPRTAFLPPAVSAQGDDQELPQALRPRDAEVVEGAGADTVRVLAEVLPTLLPAGLERRVELRTLGVARLRLADAVDRLAGLEKDPGWWWRLYDSLAGVDPDRLSGLPVPLADGRTTIGPRQVLLPAPDAARIDADVLGRLGLKVAHEDAAHPLLEKLGALPATPRAVLTTPQVRAAVAASLDEEGGIGGWEEDAPDAEELADTVLALVRDAGLEPGDEPWLGALALPDEDGELAPAGELVFPGSPFARVIREGELAAVDQELADKWGEQPLAACGVLANFALVRATDVVLDPDELEPREGDFAEPDDAGLLDAVDVWCEDVLDRFPDSPVPPVATELVAVRDLDLVDDDRWPEALALLAQPPLRDALTQPVRILLHDGTHETVRPYTAWWLRGHPVLDGRRPAGLLAAGGDPLLRGLYDEADATGFEDEQVLRALGVRTSVAALLDEPGGAAELLDRLADPARTVTPAQLHGLYGALAEMDPEQVTLPEELRAVVDGRVEVVDAAEAVVVDSPDLLPFTAGVPLLPVRPSRAAELAELFQVRRLSESVTGEVHSEGTEHEVPEPVRVLLGPRTPETYVEHDELVVDGVEIDWRLTDDGVLHAATLEGVAAGLAWAAGQWPRRFEVAALLEDPSRTEELARDRWFD, encoded by the coding sequence ATGAGGAGTGTGAACGTGAGCAGCAAGTACGTGCGGCCGGCGGCCGAGGGTGCCGATCCGTTCGGGACGGCCCGGCTGCGCCGTGGTGTCCTCGACGCCTGGGCCACCAGCCCCGCCCGGTTCCGGGAGGACGCCAACGCCGAGGAGGACCTGGTCCTCGGCGGCTACCGGGACCGGCTCGTCGTCGAGCTGGCCCAGAACGCCGCCGACGCCGCCGCCCGGGCGCGGGTGCCCGGCCGGCTGCGGCTCACCCTCCACGGCGGCGTTCTCGTCGCCGCCAACACCGGCGCCCCGCTGGACGCGGCCGGTGTCGAGTCGCTGTCCACCCTGCGCGCCTCCGCGAAGCGGGACGAGGAGGTCACCCAGGGCGCCGTCGGGCGGTTCGGGGTCGGGTTCGCGGCCGTGCTCGCGGTGACCGACGAACCCGCGATCGTGGGGCGGCACGGCGGTGTCCGCTGGTCGCTCGGCGAGGCGCGGGAGCTGGCCGCCGAGACCGCCCGGCACAGCCCGGGGCTCGGCGACGAGGTGCGGCGCCGGGACGGCCATGTGCCGCTGCTCCGGCTGCCGTTCGCCGCCGAGGGCACCGCCCCGGACCCGTACGACACCGCCGTCATCCTGCCCCTGCGGGACGCGGCCGCCGCCGATCTCGCCGAACGGCTGCTGAACGCCGTCGACGACGCCCTGCTCCTCGCCCTGCCGGGCCTGACGGAGGTCGTCATCGAGGCCGGCGGCGCCGAGCGCACCCTGCGCCGCCGCGACGAGGGCGCCGTCGTCGTGGTGGAGGACTCCCGCGCCGGCACCACCCGGTGGCGCACCGCCTCCGCGCACGGCCCGCTCACCCCCGACCTGCTGGCCGACCGGCCCGTGGAGGAGCGGCTGCGCCCCCACTGGTCGGTGACCTGGGCCGTACCCGAGGACGCGGACGGACGGCCGGTGCGGCCCCGGACCACGCCCGTCGTGCACGCGCCGACCCCCAGCGACGAGCCGCTCGGCGTCCCCGCCCTGCTCATCGCCTCCTTCCCGCTCGACACCACCCGCCGGCACACCGCTCCCGGCCCGCTCACCGACTTCCTGGTGCAGCGCGCCGCCGACGCCTACACCGAACTGCTCGCCGACTGGCGGCCGGTGACCGACGGCATCATCGACCTGGTGCCGGGACCGCTCGGCAAGGGCGAGCTGGACGGCGCGCTGCGGCAGGCCGTGCTGGAGCGGCTGCCGCGCACCGCCTTCCTGCCCCCGGCCGTCTCCGCGCAGGGCGACGACCAGGAGCTGCCGCAGGCGCTGCGGCCCCGGGACGCCGAGGTCGTGGAGGGTGCCGGGGCGGACACCGTGCGGGTCCTCGCCGAGGTGCTGCCCACCCTGCTGCCCGCCGGACTCGAGCGGCGCGTCGAGCTGCGCACCCTCGGGGTGGCCCGGCTGCGGCTCGCCGACGCCGTCGACCGGCTCGCGGGCCTGGAGAAGGACCCCGGCTGGTGGTGGCGGCTCTACGACAGCCTCGCCGGGGTCGACCCCGACCGGCTGTCCGGACTTCCGGTGCCCCTTGCCGACGGGCGGACCACCATCGGCCCCCGGCAGGTCCTGCTGCCCGCCCCGGACGCCGCCCGGATCGACGCGGACGTCCTCGGGCGGCTCGGCCTGAAGGTGGCCCACGAGGACGCCGCGCACCCGCTGCTGGAGAAGCTGGGCGCGCTGCCCGCCACCCCGCGCGCGGTGCTCACCACTCCGCAGGTGCGCGCCGCCGTCGCCGCCTCGCTGGACGAGGAGGGCGGCATCGGGGGCTGGGAGGAGGACGCCCCGGACGCGGAGGAACTGGCCGACACCGTGCTCGCGTTGGTCCGGGACGCGGGCCTCGAGCCCGGCGACGAGCCCTGGCTGGGTGCGCTCGCCCTGCCCGACGAGGACGGGGAACTGGCCCCTGCGGGTGAACTCGTCTTCCCCGGCAGCCCTTTCGCCCGGGTGATCCGCGAGGGGGAACTGGCCGCCGTGGACCAGGAGCTGGCCGACAAGTGGGGTGAGCAGCCGCTGGCCGCCTGCGGTGTGCTCGCGAACTTCGCGCTGGTCCGCGCCACCGACGTGGTCCTCGACCCGGACGAACTGGAACCCAGGGAGGGCGACTTCGCCGAGCCCGACGACGCCGGGCTGCTGGACGCCGTCGACGTGTGGTGCGAGGACGTCCTCGACCGCTTCCCGGACAGCCCGGTGCCGCCGGTCGCCACCGAGCTGGTCGCCGTGCGCGACCTGGACCTGGTGGACGACGACCGCTGGCCGGAGGCCCTGGCACTGCTCGCGCAGCCCCCGCTGCGGGACGCGCTCACCCAGCCGGTCCGCATCCTGCTGCACGACGGCACCCACGAGACCGTACGGCCGTACACCGCCTGGTGGTTGCGCGGGCACCCGGTCCTCGACGGGCGCCGCCCGGCCGGGCTGCTCGCCGCCGGCGGGGACCCGCTGCTGCGCGGGCTGTACGACGAGGCCGACGCCACCGGGTTCGAGGACGAGCAGGTGCTGCGCGCCCTGGGCGTGCGCACCTCGGTCGCGGCCCTGCTGGACGAGCCCGGCGGCGCCGCCGAGCTGCTGGACCGGCTCGCGGACCCCGCGCGCACCGTGACGCCCGCCCAACTGCACGGCCTGTACGGGGCGCTGGCCGAGATGGACCCCGAGCAGGTGACCCTGCCGGAGGAGCTGCGGGCCGTGGTCGACGGCCGGGTGGAGGTCGTGGACGCGGCGGAGGCGGTCGTGGTCGACTCGCCCGACCTGCTGCCGTTCACGGCGGGCGTCCCGCTGCTGCCGGTACGGCCGTCCCGCGCGGCCGAGCTGGCGGAGCTGTTCCAGGTGCGGCGGCTGAGCGAGTCCGTCACCGGCGAGGTGCACTCCGAGGGGACCGAGCACGAGGTGCCGGAGCCGGTGCGGGTGCTCCTCGGCCCGCGCACGCCCGAGACGTACGTGGAGCACGACGAGCTCGTCGTGGACGGCGTGGAGATCGACTGGCGGCTCACCGACGACGGCGTGCTGCACGCGGCCACCCTGGAGGGGGTCGCGGCCGGGTTGGCGTGGGCGGCGGGACAGTGGCCCCGGCGCTTCGAGGTGGCGGCCCTGCTGGAGGACCCGTCCCGGACGGAGGAGCTGGCCCGGGACCGCTGGTTCGACTGA